The Daphnia magna isolate NIES linkage group LG6, ASM2063170v1.1, whole genome shotgun sequence genome segment gaaaatgttaatgatAAACAAAACCTCACacgccaaagaaaaaacacgaaGTTTACCCATCTACCAATGGCGaaactttaaaaacaaaaatgaaactgtATTTTGAGCGCGACAAAAAAGACAAAGCTATTATTTTAAAAGACTAGTTAATATAAAGGTCTGTCAAGTTGGCAACTACCGATTTATgtttaaatttcattaaaatctaattttttaaaaatttttatggCATATCTTCGAAATAGGTGGGGTGCACCGGGGTCATTTTGTTCTTCCCAAGGATCCGTTAGTTATTTGTTGGATGAGTTCCATGGCGTAACTGAGAGTTAAGGTCGTGTTTATTTGCTGAGCCTCCAATTTCACTAGGGCATTCTGCACAGCATCCATCCTTTGAGGAACATTAGCTGCCGGAATTTGAGAAGAGAGACGTTCCGTGGTATTTTGAAGTGAGGTAATCATTCCCTGTGAAATTTTACGATAATAGAAATCACAACAAATAGACACTTTTTTCACTTGTCATATACGTGATGATGGTGCAAATCTTCGGAGATTGTGTCCAGTCGACCCTGCAGCGTCGAGTTGAAGGTTTCTAGTACTGCCGTTGGCAATTCTTTTAGATCGGCCAGTCCGAGCTTCAAATCGGATATTGTAGCACCATAAGTGGCCAAAGAGGACTTTAACGAATCAAGCTCTTTGCCAATGTTCAACATTTGAGGGGCCTCTTTTAGACTGTCTTTAATGTTGCTGACGTCAGTCGTCATCGACGTCATTTGTTGACGGATGTCCTCCAAACCTCTCGAATAATTCTGAAGGACGTAAAAGTGGTAAGACTGATTCAAAGTCAGCTCCTTAATGGTTCTCTTCAGCCCCAAAATGGTTTCATCATCATAAGAGGCAGGAACTGAAAAAAGCACTCACAATGAATATACAGCCTAGGGAACAATGAAATGTTATTGTCTACCACTGGCCAGTTTCTCAGAGAGTTGTTGTACTTCTGTGTGAAGCAGCATGACTATCCAACCGAGGACTAAAGTGCCTCCTACGGCAAATGATATGCAGGCAATTTTTAACACATTGGAATAGGAGCAAGACAGTTGGGAAAGCGAAGGAGAATGAGATCCATTTCCAGTCTCACCTCGCCTTTGCTTCCTACTAAGCGCAAAAATGCAAAGAATCATGGTattgataaattaaaaaaattactccTGATTTTACCTTTTTGTTCGAATCTTTCGCCTAACTTGCACAGTCGGCTGAGGGGCCAATGAAAATTGCAAATCAGATGCCGAGTCGCTGTCACTGCTGGCGGCGTTCAGCAGTTGAATGGCCTCTTTATTCATTTCGTTGTTATTCATCTCGGCGTCCGGAGACAGGGACGAATATGCCGACTCATGTGTTCCCGCTGTGAATGCAGAGGGGTGTGTATATAAATTTCAGCATGAGATAAGAAAATAACACACAAGATTAAGATTCTCTTTCATTTGACGAAATTCATTCGCAGCAGAAGACGAATGATGATAACAACAGCTGGAAGAGACATCTAGCGAACGAGAATGCCATCTAGCGTCAAGTATGACAATGGATGAAGAGTGCAATGAACCGTCAGTGGGCTCGAGAGGACGCAGCAGTCGTAAGATTTGAAAGGGATGAAACAGACGATGGGTGGAGGAATTCAGGTCGTGAAATTCTCCTACGATCAACTCATTTCGTTTCTTGAGTCAAGCTCGTGAACTTTTCATCTTGAATGAGGCAGCAGCAAGAGGGAAAGTTGATTATATCTTGACTAACACCGCCTacaactactactactactactagtTCTACTACAGCATACAGTTAATGATTTGATGATCTACCGAAAAATTGCGAGGCCATATTCAATTGCAACCATGGTTGATGATGATTATGTGGATAATGATGATGAATACCACAAAAAGTTGTGAAAAAAGTCCTTGGCAGTAATCAATTTTTTCTTGTCCGGATTCCTTTCCGTCACCCCCAACTGCAGACGAATCTTTTACCAAcaaccagttttttttttttttttttctaaattaaaaaaagatggcCGCTGATAATAGAGGCTGGTCGTTTACAGGTGCAGCAGCCCAAAACAAGAATCTGCAAACAGTTGTCTCTCTCTGCATacaagaagacgaagaagaagagagaaaggtAACAAGTCGCTCTACTTTCACTCTATGTATGCTGTTGgctagtttttttctttctttcttaactTTGCATCAACAGACGAAGATGGTGTTCcgcttttttttgtgtgtgtggtagTTGCTGTTCCAGTGTTCCAGTGCTTCTGGCGCTGAGAGagagtcacacacacacactcacacacaccaAAGTTACTATACCAGCCCAGCAGGTAGTAAAGGTAGTCGGTAACCAAACGTCAACCGGTTCGCACGCACGCGTATTTTTTTCGTGCTGTTGTCAGTGTGGTTGTGCATATTTTCTCCCCTATAGCCATTTTTTCGTGTCTTTTCTCCATATTTTCATTACATTGTTTTTAATTAGTAGTTCTGCTACTGCTGCTGCCCTCTGTGTCTGATTTCATCGTGCATCcaccccttttttccttttccccaGTCGACTACAAAAGTCAGTTCGTGGAATTCGATCAATTGACGTTCGCCAATAGTTTGTGTCAATTGGAATTCCAGTGCCGTTGGGGAGGGGACCGAATTGAAAAAAGTACATTTCATTCCGTCAGTGTAAAGAACCACACATCAACGAGTGTTGCATGCGTGTGTGAGTGTCTATGTGTTTGTGGGGTGAAAAGAAGTGCCTCGCGGGGGTGATAAATAACAACGGAACGCTTCCGGCCGCTGGAACGATGATGGCCTTGTTGTTATTGTAGTGGTATAGGgttggccattttttttttttttaattctaaaacaaaactaaaaaaacaaaaagagaaaaaaaaataatattacaACGGATATACAGCAATTTATATCATCATCATAATCGTAAAGAAGAAACGTCAACAAATAAACAACACAAGGTGCGTATATATTGAGGCAATTTTATAttcgcaaaatttttttttctggcaacaacaacaacaaaaaaaaaggcggaagAGAAGTCATCATTTTCTCGCATCGGTAGccacaaataataataattatggGTTAAggctttctcctttttttttggcgattttctcctgtttattcaaccagaaaaagagaaagatgaagaagaaaaaattgttgtaaaacgACGACAAAAATCAATggccttctttttctttctttttttcggcagccaagaagaagaaataagaGCGTTTGGATTTTATCGACTGGAACGGGAAATAGCTTAAAGCTCACCGATGATCCGGATGACAGACTTCTTATACGATCAATgacgcaaacaaaaaataaaatactttaaTAGAAAATGGgggtagagagagagagagatctACTACAGGTCACAAcctttttctgttatttttgttttctttcgaaaCGATAACCCGTATATAGCGAAAGGCTACTTTCACAGTTGAGTTGTTGTTAGCACGGAAAACAATCGACGGAGATCGTGACCTACCCAGTTTACCTCTACGACTTGTAGAAAACCCTTTTTTCGCAACACGATCGATGAGGGCAGCAAAATTGCCAATTTTTTGCGATCAATAAGAAAGCAAAGCATTTTCgtcaaagaattttttttctggagGGGTTTACGCAATTCAAGTCCTTTGAAAAGATTACCACTTTCATTCAAATCGTTCCACTTCGTAGGGTGTGTGTAACCTCAATCGGACATTTCACAAGGCGATGCGATGAAATATTTGTCGAAACATCGTGAGTAGAAGGGGTGTAAGTAACACTATAGTCACAGGAATGTTTGGAATTTTCTCCGACACCAGGTGAAACAAGTCTCGACATGTtggagaaaataaaagaaacaggTGTGGGTCACGAATCGGGTCACTAGTCTCTTTTCCCCCTTATACGTAACTCTCTAAATCATCCCCGTGTCGAGACTACATCCTTTATACGCGTTATGGGAATACAtgtctgtgtgtgtggatGTCAAGATTTTAGTTACCTTAAAAGTCAATCCAAGTTCAGTGAGaaaagctttttcttcttcttcattcattagagggaaagagaaaagggtGGGGGGTCTATGCCCTACCACCAGCAGGGACTCACGTCTGACCCAGATATTCAATCTTGAATTGAGTCAATTCCGAATTCTTTTGGGCGtcggttttttattttttaaatctcagACTAAACATTTTTTCCCCGTTACGTACTAATACGCAAGAATTTCtttcagaaaacaaaatccttTCACTCTTTCTGTGTGagcttcttcatcatcatttctctttttctcggCCGTTAACTGGGTTACTCGGACTCTGCCCACCTTGTgtcaaaaagagagagagacccaTCGTCATTTTTCCGTTGAAAAGCTTTTTAAAAGCCAGCATCTTTttcgggaaaaaaacaaaacaacaaaaacctGCAAAGATCAGCCAAGACGATTGGTTTTCCGTacaagaaaatgatgatgatgataatCGAGCTAAAAAGCTAAGAAAAACTTTCGCTCATCACGTTTCGTGCACTCATCGGGCAACAACAGATCAACGAGGGCAATACTAAGATATCGGGAATTACTAAATTTCTTCcactaaaaagaaaagggtcaAGTGAAAGTTCAGGTATCAACAATTAAGGTAATCGGACAACCAAATGCTAATCAatttagaattaaaaatagaaaagttgCTAAAagtttgaaggaaaaaaaaaacaacaacatttaattcgGTTAATTGTTCTCtgtgaaaaagatttttccCTATACCATCTGCTGTcctgataattttttttttctaattataAACTCGGCGCCAAATGTCGGTCATGTCGTGTgataaaaattctttatttttaaattatttttaaattacattttttttttttttttagaattctGAACTATTCCGTTCCGACGGCAAAGCCCTGAACTAATGGAAcggtgaaacaaaaaaatttttcaattaaaaaagaagagcgtccgaaaggaaaaaaaagaagacgacaACTTGTTACAAAAATTAAGGGGCCTAAAATCGAACGTTTACAATGGGAAGGACCTCATCACCCAGCCATCAGCAGTTCCTTTTCGGTaaaattctttcatttttttcttttttaaaggaaaaatcTCAGGAAGTTTtgggttttgttgttgtgacCTCCTATGACGAACGTTCCTTGTAATTGTTATCGTACCCCGGCGGAAAGAAATTGCATTTACCGtacgatttcttttttccggaAAGTATTTCATCTTTCCCATGTTGTTATTAGTTGActtagtttgttttgtttttcttctcttttttaaatgcacGGACGAGGAATTTTGGTGAACACATTTTTACCTGGTTCCCAGTAGAAACAATTTCGCGGTTCACTTTAttatggatttttttttttcgtttgtttgaAAGTTCACCCATTTTCTTCtcgtgaaaacaaaaaatattttcgtttaattaacttcaaactttttttcccccctcaaTTGCGAGTtctgtttctcttttgctttAAAAATGATCAGAGAAAGCTGTTCTCACTTGCTCATCCCACTAAGAAAAATGCCCTCCGCAAAATGAATTAGTTTGccaatttgaaaataaaaaagcgaTTACCTCGTTGCTCAGGTATGTTGGCATTGGGCGTGTTGAGCTGGAGCGTGAATCCGGCATTGGGGGCTGTTCGACGTCCGCCCAATTACCACCATGATCACATGCCCGAGACGTCGTTCACGTGCGCCGGTAAAGTCGTCGGTGGCTATTACGCAGATCCAGATGCCGACTGTCAAATGTTTCACGTCTGCGTCCAAGTCGACGAACATGACGTAAGTTTCAACACACATTTTTCTATTCtctgtgtaaaaaaaaataagaaaagaaaaaggcgatGGGTTAGTTAAATGCGTCATATATAACCTTTTCAAATAACTTTTACTGCAAGAAATTAAAAGTTGAGCCAAAATCATTGGAAGTGAAAGGGTTTCTTTCTGGTTTGGCGTGAGTTGAAGGCATGCGAATACCTGGAATAACCACACAAACACGGGACATGCGCTTAAAGATCTCTACATATATggagaggaggggggggggaggaacGTATACGAGGTCACCTGAAATTCGCTCATCTCTTCTTTTTACGCAAGAAATATTTTCGTACaagagaaagggaaaatattTCTCGTTCTGTAAGGCAACTCGTGTGTCTTTAGCCAAACAGCAGGTCAACTCACGAACGAGAGCCCCtccacagaaaaaaaatcctgTAAATTAACTGTTTGttgcctccttttttttttagtgtgcCATAatgtcgtgtgtgtgtgtgtgtgcacagGTGTGCAAAGGGCAAAAGTGAAAGGGAAATTGAGAAAAgtcgaaaaaaatttattttaatccATTGTTTTCGTGCGTGTACGCTCGGCCTATTATACACGGTCACGCTGCCACTTCTAGGGGATGGGAATTGGGGCTTCTCAGCCCTCTCGTGTaacctctctctttttttcgcGAAATTCGAtgcaagagagagagagcttaAAAAAGTGCTTAGATCTCGTTCGTGAACttgtcgtttttttctttcacgatCACGATATTTTGGCTGGGAATGTTCCATCATTCGCCTTGGCACGAATTTTGTCTACTCACCATTTCCATGTTTTTCGTGATAATTTTCGACATGaacgaaaatataaaaacaacaaaaaattctcaTTGACAGGTGAGAGATTTCAAATTCATGTGCCCAAACGACACAGTTTTCGACCAGGAGAATTTCATTTGTGCCAACTGGTTCGAAATTGATTGCCGTTCGTCCACATTTTTCTATGACAAGAATTTGCAACTGTTTCAACCGAATATTgaccaagataaaaacaaaaccaccGGCACCGGTAGCTCTTCGTCGACCGGTTCGGCAACCGAGGAACCATCCGAGCAGCAAAAGAGGCAACAGGAGCAACAACTCAAACAGTTGATGGTTCTAGAAGAACAACAGGCTGCCCAAGTactcaaacaacaacaggtGATTGACCAGCACGAACGACGTCAACAAGAAcaccaggtaaaaaaaaaaaaacactattTTCTAAAATGTTCTCCAATTGCAACTATacatttgaataataaaacaatctaatcaaaaaaaatagaaataatcAATTGTTGCAGCGCATGTTGCTCTAAGGGGGGGCTGTTGCGATAATTTAATCTATCTGTTCACCttcgtgtttttttgtgtttttaaacCCGGGTTAAAAATATGTTACGCACTAAACTAGTTTATCGATACGCTCCACTTAAAAAAGTCGCAAGAGTTGAATAAATCAAACTAATGGCTTTATATCTGCACGCGTCTTGCCCAAACAGAGAAATCAATTGCGAATAATTCAAGACcagcaaaaacaacaagagaaaCAACAAGGACGCAAGACCGC includes the following:
- the LOC116924897 gene encoding uncharacterized protein LOC116924897 isoform X1 translates to MNNNEMNKEAIQLLNAASSDSDSASDLQFSLAPQPTVQVRRKIRTKSRKQRRGETGNGSHSPSLSQLSCSYSNVLKIACISFAVGGTLVLGWIVMLLHTEVQQLSEKLASVPASYDDETILGLKRTIKELTLNQSYHFYVLQNYSRGLEDIRQQMTSMTTDVSNIKDSLKEAPQMLNIGKELDSLKSSLATYGATISDLKLGLADLKELPTAVLETFNSTLQGRLDTISEDLHHHHGMITSLQNTTERLSSQIPAANVPQRMDAVQNALVKLEAQQINTTLTLSYAMELIQQITNGSLGRTK
- the LOC116924896 gene encoding uncharacterized protein LOC116924896, whose protein sequence is MGRTSSPSHQQFLFGMLALGVLSWSVNPALGAVRRPPNYHHDHMPETSFTCAGKVVGGYYADPDADCQMFHVCVQVDEHDVRDFKFMCPNDTVFDQENFICANWFEIDCRSSTFFYDKNLQLFQPNIDQDKNKTTGTGSSSSTGSATEEPSEQQKRQQEQQLKQLMVLEEQQAAQVLKQQQVIDQHERRQQEHQRNQLRIIQDQQKQQEKQQGRKTAATSTPAVAPRSISADKVTTTPSSGHYVEEKGEESVIEYDYYYYDYDDSLEHGNFYANDDYDPKAPGRIIDPTNARPPLLPIIPPSTSSSVVKASTQVDDKTKHKL
- the LOC116924897 gene encoding uncharacterized protein LOC116924897 isoform X2, with translation MNNNEMNKEAIQLLNAASSDSDSASDLQFSLAPQPTVQVRRKIRTKRKQRRGETGNGSHSPSLSQLSCSYSNVLKIACISFAVGGTLVLGWIVMLLHTEVQQLSEKLASVPASYDDETILGLKRTIKELTLNQSYHFYVLQNYSRGLEDIRQQMTSMTTDVSNIKDSLKEAPQMLNIGKELDSLKSSLATYGATISDLKLGLADLKELPTAVLETFNSTLQGRLDTISEDLHHHHGMITSLQNTTERLSSQIPAANVPQRMDAVQNALVKLEAQQINTTLTLSYAMELIQQITNGSLGRTK